The Deinobacterium chartae sequence CCACACCGAGGTGATGCTGACCGCCCAGGGTCCCCGGGCGATCGAGACGCACACGCGACCGGGCGGCGACTTTATTCCCGAACTGGTGCAAGAAGCCCTGGGCGTGGACCTGTTCCGCCTGCTGGCCCGCCAGACCCTGGGACAGCGGGTTCTGCCCGAGCTCGACGCCGCACTGCGATCTGCACAGCAGCATTACGCCGCGATCTGGTTTGTGACGCCCGAACAGCCGGGCATCCTCGAGGAGGTCCGGGGCATCGAGCAGGCCTGGTCGGGCGAGGGCGTCCGCGCGGTCGAGCTGCTGCTCGAGCCGGGCGCGGGCGTCGAGCCGGTGCGGCACTCGTTTCACCGGGGTGCCTACGCCCGCGCGACCGCCCCGGATCCGCAGCAGGCTCTGGAACGCGCGCGCGACGCGCTCAAGGCCCTCGAGTTCCGGGTCATTCCGCCCGCGCAGCCCGAGCGCGCGCAAGAAAACGTGGCGGCCCCGGCGTGAACCCCGCCCTCACCCGCCGCAATCTGGCGCTGCTGTACGGCTCGACCTTTGTGACCAACATCGGTCACGGGGCGCACACCCTGGCGGTCTCGCTGCTGCTGTACGAACTGACCGGCTCGGCATTGATGTTCGGCGCGGTGCTGAGCAGCGAGTTCATCATCGCGCTGGCCCTGCAGCTGTTCGCCGGGCCGCTGGTGGACCGTGGCGACCCGCGCCGGGTGATGCTGTTTGCGGATTTCAGCCGTGGCGCGGTGATCATGGCCTGCTTCGCGTGGCTCATGCTGTGGCCCAGCGCGGTGCCGCTGCTGGTGTCGGTGGTGTACCTGAACCTGCTCAAACCGTTTTACCGCGCGGCCAACTTTGCACTGGTCCCCGCGCTGGTGGACGACGCAGCCCTGACCCGCGTAAACAGCCTGACCGGTTCGTTCAGCCAGGCGGGTCAGCTGCTGGGCGTGGCCCTGGCCGGACTGGTCGCCACGCTGTGGGGTGCCGAGGGTGCCTTTCTGCTCGACGGCCTGTCGTTTCTGCTGGCCGCCGCCTGCTTGCTGGGCGTCCGGGGCGCCCGCGCCGAGCGCAAGGTTTCCAACACCGCCTCGGCGTGGCAGGCCCTCCTCGAGGACTGGGGCGAGGTCGCGGGCCTGCTGCGCCGCCAGCCCGGCGTGGCCTTTCACCTGCTGCTGGCCAGCGGTGACTTTCTGGCGGTCGCGCTGATCAACCTGACGCTGGTGCCGCTCAACCAGGCGCACGGCGGCACGCCGCTGCACCTGTCGCTGCTCGACGGGGCTTTCGCGGTCGGGTCGCTGATCGGCGCGCTGCTCGCCCCGGGGCTGCTGCAGCGGCTGAGCGTCACGCACGCGGGCCTGCTGGGGCTGGCCGCGCAGGCGGCGGCCTTCGCGCTGCTGGCCGCCTACGCGGGGCCGCTGCCGGGATCGGTGGTGATGTTCGCGCTGGGCCTTGCCAACGCGCTGTCGCTGACCGTGTTCATGTCGCACCTGCAGCGCCGCAGCCGGGGCCCGATCAAGGGCCGCATCGGCTCGCTGCGCCAGATGACGCTGTCGCTGCTCGGCGCCCTGGTGCTGCCGGGCGTGGGGTGGGTGCTGGGCCGCTGGGGGGTAGAGAGCGCGCTGCTGGCCGCTGCCGGACTGATGGCGCTGTACCTGGTCCTGCTGGCCGTACTGAGCACCCGGGCGCTGTTCGGCCCCGGCCTGCTCACCGAACCGGTCCGCAGCCAAGCACCCCTGCCTCGAGGTGCCGCCCAAGCCTGATCTCCGGACACCCCGCCTCTCGGCTCGCCCGCCGCCTCATTTGACCCAAATGTTTCTCTTTCCTCTGCTAGGGTGGTTCGGTCGGGCCGAACGCCCGAGAGGAGCCATATGAACATTTTTCGCACCGTCTTGTCCGTCGCCTTGCCCATCCTCGCCCTGAGTGCCTGCGCTCCTGCCGCCACCGGTACCACCACCGGCAGCGCCGTTGTCCTCACGCACCGTGAAACCCTCGAGGCCAAGCCGGGCAGCACCACCTTCGTCAAGGTGCTTTACCCCGCCGAGGCTTTCGCGACCGAAGCGGAGATCGACGGCCTTCTGGCCATCGACTTCCAGTCGCGCCGCGCCGGCGAGGTGCAGGACATCAACCGTCCGGTAAGCTGGGCGCGCCTCGGCACCGAGGACCTCGAGCCGGGCTGGGACGTCAAGCTGCACACCGCCTCGTTGCTGCGCGACATCCAAGATACCCGCGATCACTCGAGCAGCGTCACCGTCCGCTTCTATGACTACTTCACCGCGACCTACTCGGTCACCGTTCCCGCCACGGCCAAGCCGGGCCGCGAACTGCTGTTTCTCGAGGTGACGGACAGCCGCGGCAAGCCCGTTCCGGTCACCCTGAACGTCAAGGTGATCTGATCCCATAAAGCGGCGTGGGGGGGGGGGGGGGGGGGGGGGGCGCCCCCCCGCGCCGCGGCCCCCCCCCCCCCCCCCCCCCGCGGGCCCCCCCCCCCGGGCCCGCCCCCCGCCGCCCCCGCGGGGCGGGGGGGGGCGGGGCGGGGGGGGGGGCGCCCCCCCCCCCCCCCCCCCCCCCCCCCCCCCCCCCCGGCCCGGCCCGCCCCCCCCCCCCCCCCGGGGGGGGGGGGGGGGGGGGGCCCCCCCCCCCCCACGCCGCTTTGCCGCTACCGGACCGCAGACACCACAGCGCGCGCCACCGCCTCTTGCACCAGCGCCGTCAGCAGCAGCGGGTCGGCGCGGCCTGCGACCTCGCTGGAAAGCACGAAGGCCGCGTCCCCGTCAAACGGCGTGTGCGACGGCCGAACCACGCGGGCCAGCGCGGCCTGGGCCGCGTCGGCCAGGGCGCGCGCCTCCGCCTTGCTGACCGCCGCCTCGAGGCCGACCGCGATCAGCGTGGTGTTGGTACCGGCCTGCAGGCCCCAGCCACGTGCGCCAGGAAAGCGGCCCGGCCCGGCCAGCAGTTCGCCCGAGGGGGCATACACGTCCCCGACCGCATTCACCACCGCCAGCGCCCCGACCCGCACCCCACCCTGTTCGACCAGCGCGCTGCCCAGTCCCCCCACCGCCGCGTGCTCGAGGCCCAGGTACTTGCCGACCGTCGCCCCGGTCCCGGCCCCCACCCGGCCCAGCTCGACCGGGGCGCTCGAGGCCGCCTGCGCGGCAAGGTAGCCGGATTCGGCGGTGGGCCGCACGCGCGCGTCGCCCACCCCCAGGTCGTAGATGACCGCGGCGGGCACGATCGGCACGCGCGCGAAGCCGGTCTCGAAGCCCACCCCCTGCTCCTCGAGGTAGCGCATCACGCCGTCGGCAGCGGCCAGCCCGAAGGCTGATCCGCCGGTGAGCAGCAGCGCGTGTGCGCGTCCCACGGTTTTTTCCGGGGCGAGCAGGGCGGTTTCGCGCGTGCCCGGGGCGGGCCCCAGGAACGCGCCCGAAGCCACCCAACCCTGGGGCGGGGCCAGCAGCACGGTGCAGCCGGTGCGGGCCTCCGCGTCGGTCCAGTGTCCGACACGGAAACCCTCGAGGGCGGTCAGGGTGGTGTTCATACGGGTACCCGAGCCTCAGGCCTGCAACTGTTCGCGCAGTAGGTCCGCCAGCGCGCCCACGGTCGCGCGGTCGAAGGCGAAGCGCGCACCGGCCGCCTCGAACAGTTCGGGCACGCTCCTCGAGTCGCCGAGCTCCAGCGCGGCGCGGTAGCGGCGCAGCGCCTCCTCACGGTCGGTGAGCGAGTTCTTCCACACCTGCAGGGCCCCGAGCCACGACAGGCCGTACTCGATGTAGTAAAAGGGCGCGCGGAAGATGTGGTAGTACTGCCAGCCCTTGCCCAGCTCGCGCTCCAGTCCGCTCCAGTCGGTCTGCGGCATAAAGCGCCTGGCGAGTTCGGCCCACTTGGCGTCCAGCTCGGCGATGGTCACGTTCTCGGGAGCTTCGGCGTACAGCCAGTGCTGGAAGGCGTCCATCAGCATGATCCACGGCAGGATGTGCACGACCTGCGCGATCTGGGTCTGGCGCACGCGCCGCAGTTCCTCCTCGCTGTAAAACCCGCCCTGCTCGCGGCCCAGGTAAGGCAGGGCCAGCAGTTCCATCGCCTGAGAAGGCACCTCCACGAACTCGGTGGCCGACCACTGGTTCCAGACCAGGGGCTGCGAGCGCATCGAGGCGTAACCGTGGAAGGCGTGACCGGTCTCGTGCAGCAGCACCCGCACGTCGCCTTCGCTGCCCACCACGTTCATCAGCACGTACGGCATGGCCCGCTTGGGAAACGCGGCGCAGTAGGCGTGCGACATCTTGCCCGGGCGTGACCCCAGGTCCAAGTAGCCCTGGCGGAACTCGCCGAACTGGCGACCCAGCTCGGGATCCAGGCGCGCGAATACCCGCTGCGAGACCTCCTCGAGTTCCTCGACGGTCTCAAAGGGCTTCAGCGGCGGGCGGTTCTGCGGGTCGAGCGGGGCACGCCACGAGAAATCCCAGGGCCGCAGGCTCTCGACGCCCAGCCCGGCGCGGTGCGCTTCGAGCATCTCGCTGGCCAGCGGCACGAACTCGGCCTCCACGGCGGCGTGGAAGGCCGCGCAGTCCTGGGGGGTGTAGTCGTAACGGTGGTAGACCTGCCAGATGTAGTCGCGGTAGCTTCCCAGTCCGGCGTTCTCGGCCAGTTTGCGGCGCAGCGGCAGCAGCTTGAGGATCAGCTCGTCGAGCTGCGGAGCCACCTCGAGTTTCGAGGCGAACAGCGCTCTCCACGCCGCCTCGCGCACCTCCCTCGAGGGGTCGAGCAGGCGCTGCTCGACCTGCGGCACGGTCAGTTCCTCGTCGCCCAGCCGCACGACCTGCCCGCCGGTGATGCGCCCGTACTCGTTCATCAGGCGCTGGTGCTCGGCCTCGAGCGGCACGTTCTCCTCGCGGAAAAGGGCCGCGTCGGTGCGGAAGCGCCGCAGCATCATGCGCTCCTCCTCGGCGGGCGAGTGGCCCTCGAGGGCCAGCAGCTTGTCCTTGAGGCGCTGCGAGGCAACCGCCACCTTGGGGCTCACCTCGGCGATGAAACGCTCCAGCGCCTGCTGCGCGGCCTCATCGGCGGTGTCAAGGTCGGCGGCGAGCGAGAGGGCCGTAGCACTTTCGGCAACTTCTTTCTCGAGCTCGCTCCAGGCGTGCAGCCAGCCGGAAACGCTGGCGGCACTCAGGGCCTGAGCCTCGAGTTCGGCGTAACGCCCCTCGAGGTCAGCCCAGGTGAGAATGCGGGTTGCGGGAACGCGGTCGTTCATGTGTCCTCCGGGTCAAGCCGGGCGGCAGGGAAAAGTCGGTTTTCCCGCTCTCCTCGCGCCCGGATGCGTATCGCTTACTGCAGGGCCCACTCGCCGCCGAGCATCACCGGCTCCTCGCGGCCATCCTTGTGCACGCCGATCACGTCGAGCTCGCCCGAGCCGATCATCCAGTCCACGTGCGTCAGGCTGGTGTTGCCGCCGCGCGCGCCGAACTCCTCCTCGGACAGGGCCTCACCGCCCTCGAGGTTGAAGCGGTAGGCCGAGCCGATGGCGATGTGACTGGCGGCGTTCTCGTCGTAGAGGGTGTTGAAGAACAGCAGGCCCAGCTGCGAGATCGGCGAGGAGTTCGGGACCAGCGCGACCTCGCCCAGGCGCTGCGAGCCCTCGTCGGTCTCGACCAGCTTGCGCAGGATGTCCTGGCCGCGCGTGGCATTGGCCTCGACCACCCGGCCGCCCTCGAAGCGCAGCCGGATGCCCTCGATCAGGTTGCCGGCGTAGGCCAGCGGCTTGGTAGCACTCACCGTGCCCTCGGTGCGATCGCGGTGCGGGGCGGTGAAGACCTCCTCGGTGGGGATGTTGGCCACGAAGGTCGTGCCGTTCTTGCCCTGGCTGCTGCCGCCCGCCCACACGTGGCGTTCGGGCAGGCCCACGAACAGGTCGGTGCCGGGACCCTTAAAGCGCAGCCCGTCGAACTGGCGGTCGTTCAGACGGGTGCGGGCCGCCTCGAGGGCCTCGAGGTGCTGTTGCCAGGCGCGCACCGGATCGGGCTGGTCGGCGCGGGTGGCCTGAAAGATCGCCTCCCACAGCAGTTCCACTGCGCGCTCCGCGCTCTCCTGCGGAAAGATGCGCTGCGCCCAGGCGGGCAGCGGAGCGCTGATCAGGTTCCAGTTGAAGGCGTTGCTCATGACCTTGACCGAGTAGGGCTTGCGGTATGCGGCGGTCACGCGCTGCAGCGTGGCGACGAGCTCGGGGTCCTGCCCGGCCAGCAGGTCAGGATCGGTCGCGCGGATCGACAGAACCGCGTCACCGCGCTCGGCAGCGGCCATCATGGCATCCAAGCGCCAGGTGGCCAGTTCCTCGAAAGAGTCCCTGGGCGCGTAGCGGAAGCGGGCCAGGGTGGTGGCGTCGTCGTCCCAGATCACGTCTACCAGCCGGGCTCCGGCCTGGTAGGCTTTCTCGACGATCAGGCGGGCGAGCTCGGCGGTGGCGACCGGGGCGTTGACGATCAGGCGCTGACCGGGCTGGAGGCCCACGCCGACCCGTACGGCCAGTTCAGCGTAATTGGCGAGTTTCTGTTCGAAGGTCAGGGTCATTTCAGGGGGCATCATACCCTTTGGCCTGCTCGTATCAGGCCCTAGGAGCATCACCTTAAGCGTTCCGGCCTAGCGGGTGCCGGATGCGAACTCAGCCGCTGTTGGCCGGGCTGTTACCGCTTACACTCGCTTTCACGGCCGCCGCTTGCTCGCTTGTTCCGGGTGGCCCCTCGAGGTGCTTTCGTGACGTCTCCCCTGCCCCCACAGACCCCATCTCCACCCGGTCCTTTCGGTCCCCGCTACCGCGCACTCAGCCTGGGCGTGCTGCTGATGGTACTCCTGATCGCTTTCGAATCGTTGGCGGTGGCGACCGTCCTGCCCGTGGTGGCCCGCGATCTGGGGGGGCGTGAGCTGTACGGCTGGGCCTTCAGCGGCTTTTTGCTCACCAACGTGGTGGGCACGGTGACCGCCGGACGCGTCGCGGACCAGCGGGGCTCGGTGCTGCCGCTGCTGGTCGGCCTGGCACTGTTCGCGCTGGGGTTGCTGGTGGCCGGGTTCGCAGGCAGCATGGCCGTGCTGATCGTGGGCCGGGTACTGCAGGGGCTCGGTGGCGGGGCACTGATGGCCCTGGCCTACGTGATGATCGGGCGCGCGTATCCGGAAACGATGCGGGCGCGCATGCTGGCCCTGCTGTCGAGCGCCTGGGTGCTTCCGGCCCTGGTCGGGCCTGCGGTGGCGGGGGTGCTGACCGACGCCCTCGGGTGGCGCTCGGTCTTTTTGCTGCTGCTGCCGCTGGTCGCGGTGGCCGCCACCTTAACCCTGCCCGCCCTGCGCAGGCTGCCCGCAGCGGGCGGGCGGGTCGACGGCGGCCCGATCCGCGACGCGATCTTGCTGGCGACCGGGTCGGCCCTGCTGCTCAGCGCCCTCACCCTGGTCTCCCGCAACCCCTGGGGCGCGCTGGCGCTGGCCCTTCCCGGAGTGGCGCTGATGGCCTGGACCGCGCGGCGGGTGTTTCCGGCCGGGACCTTGCGGGCACGCTCGGGCCTGGGGGCAGGCATCGCGGTGCGCGGCCTGCTCGCCTGGGGATTTTTTGGTGCCGAGGCCTTTTTGCCGCTGGGGCTCGGCGAGCTGCGCGGCCTCACACCGACCCAGGCCGGGCTCACCCTGACGCTGGGGGCGCTGCTGTGGTCGCTGGGCTCGTGGACCCAGGCGCGGCTGGACGGGCGCGACCGGGGGTACGGCCGACGCCGCCGGGTTCAGCTGGGCATGGGGCTGGTGCTGTGCGCCATCATCCTGGCGGCCCTGACGGTGGTGTGGACTGCGCTGCCCGTGTGGGCCGGCGCGCTGGCCTGGGCCATCGGCGGCTTCGGCATGGGGCTGGCGTTCCCGACCAACACCCTGATCGTCATGGACAGCGCGCCCCCCGAACAGGTGGGTAGCGTATCCGGCGCACTGCAGACCGCCGACGTGCTGTGCTCGGCGCTGAGTGCCGGTCTGGGCGGCGCGCTGCTGGCACTGGCCGCCGCGCAGGGCTGGAGCGAGGCAAACGGGCTGGCACTCGCCTTCGGCGGCGCGCTGCTGGGCGGCCTGCTCGGCCCGCTGGCCGCCTCGAGGCTGCCCGCCCGCCCCCTGTCCGGCAACCGGGCCGAACCCGAAAGTGTAACGGCGGCGCATTGACAGGCCCGGTGCTCTGCCGTAGTTTTCAAAAGATAATTAGGAAGTTTTCTAATTTAACAAGGAGCCTGCGTGAGTCAACCGAGTCACCTGAGACAGCAAAACCGCGGTTTGGTCCTGGGCCTGCTGCTCGAGCACGAAAGTATCAGCCGCGCAGCCCTGGCCGAGCTCAGCGGCATCTCCAAGGTCACGGTCAGCCACATCGTGCAGGACCTGATGCACGAGGGCTGGGTCCGCCCGGCGGGACGGCGCGGCGGAGGTGCCGGACGTCCGGCCGAACTGCTCGAACTGTCCGATCAGGCCGGAACCCTGGTTGGCATCGACCTGCGCGCGGGCAGCCTGGAGCTCGCCTGGTCGGACCTGCGCGCCCATCAGGCCACCCTCACCCTGCGCCCGCTGGAGGGCGCTCCGATCGAAGGGGTGCTGGCTGCCCTCGAGGAGGTCTGCGAACGCGCCCCTTTCGGCCCGGTGCGCTGGGCGACGGTGGCGCTGCCCGCCCCGGTGGGCCGCGACGGGCTTCCCCAGTCTCCCAACCGCCTGCCGCAGTTCGACGCGTGGCGCCTGCGCGAGGCGTGCGGGCAGCGCCATGTTCCGCTGACTTTCGAGAACGACGCGAACCTGGCGGCCCTGGCCGAACGCCTGCGCGGCCAGTCGGTTCATACCGACTACTTCGCGCTGCTGCTCGAGCGGGAAAGCGGCGTGGGCATGGGGATCTTCTTGAACGGTGAGCCGTACCGGGGCCGCTCGGGCCGCGCGGGTGAGGTGGGCCTGATGCAGTGGCCCCTCGAGGTTCCCGGACGTTCCACGGTCCTCGAGGCCATGGCGCGCAGCCCTCGCCAGGAGGCGCTGGCCTACCTGATGTCGAGCCTGTCCATCGCGCTTGACCTCGATCAGGTGGTGGTGCACGCCGAGACCGAGGGGCTGCGCGAGCGCCTCGAGACCGTGCTGCCGCCGTCGATCGCGGTGGTGGACTCGGCGCTGGGGCAATCCGGGCCGGTGTGGGGCGCGCTGCTGACCTCGGCACGGCGGCACGCGGCGCAACTGCTCGAAACCCCGCAGGCCGTTTCGCTCTAAGCGCAGCGCACAGCCTCAGGAGGGTTTGTACTTCAGGTTCACACCGGTGAACTGACCGACCGAGGGCTGAGACGGGTTGGTTCCCGGCTGCGTTTCCCGTTCGGTGTCGTACAGGTTCCATCCGACCTTCACGTCGAAGGTGTCGCCGCTGAACGGAATGTTGAACGAGCGGTCGCGCTCGGCGTAGATCAGGTACTTGCTGCCCGAGTCGCCCTTGATCTCGCTGACGTTGAGCTTGCCATCGCCATTCTCGTCCACCCAGCCGACCACCCGGTAGATGCCCGGATCGGTGGAAGCCGGCAGGTCCAGGGCGTAGCTCTTGGTCACGTCCGGGTCGTTCAACTGCGAGCGCTGGGCGTCGGTGTTCAGGCCCTCGTCGGAGACCCCGACCAGCGCAACACGGGTGTTGCTGGGCCACTGGCTGCCGTCATCGGCAGCGGTGAAAGCGCCCAGCACGTCGGGGCCACTGCCGATGCCACCGACTGCGCCGCATCCGGCCAGCAGAGCCGTCGATGCACCCAGCAGAAGCAGAGTCTGGTTTCTCATGGCATGAACCTCCCGCTTTTCAGACTATTTAAACTTTGCTTTTTCACAATTAGAGTTGAACACTATTTCCTTGCAGCGTTTTCAAATTATCCTGTCATATTCCGAAGTTAATTTCGCGCTCCGCGTGAATCTCATCAAATCGCATCGCCGGATCTCTCAAATCGGGAGCATTTCATTTGTGTTTCCAACCGGGTATTCGCCATAGACATCT is a genomic window containing:
- a CDS encoding ROK family protein → MSQPSHLRQQNRGLVLGLLLEHESISRAALAELSGISKVTVSHIVQDLMHEGWVRPAGRRGGGAGRPAELLELSDQAGTLVGIDLRAGSLELAWSDLRAHQATLTLRPLEGAPIEGVLAALEEVCERAPFGPVRWATVALPAPVGRDGLPQSPNRLPQFDAWRLREACGQRHVPLTFENDANLAALAERLRGQSVHTDYFALLLERESGVGMGIFLNGEPYRGRSGRAGEVGLMQWPLEVPGRSTVLEAMARSPRQEALAYLMSSLSIALDLDQVVVHAETEGLRERLETVLPPSIAVVDSALGQSGPVWGALLTSARRHAAQLLETPQAVSL
- a CDS encoding MFS transporter, which codes for MTSPLPPQTPSPPGPFGPRYRALSLGVLLMVLLIAFESLAVATVLPVVARDLGGRELYGWAFSGFLLTNVVGTVTAGRVADQRGSVLPLLVGLALFALGLLVAGFAGSMAVLIVGRVLQGLGGGALMALAYVMIGRAYPETMRARMLALLSSAWVLPALVGPAVAGVLTDALGWRSVFLLLLPLVAVAATLTLPALRRLPAAGGRVDGGPIRDAILLATGSALLLSALTLVSRNPWGALALALPGVALMAWTARRVFPAGTLRARSGLGAGIAVRGLLAWGFFGAEAFLPLGLGELRGLTPTQAGLTLTLGALLWSLGSWTQARLDGRDRGYGRRRRVQLGMGLVLCAIILAALTVVWTALPVWAGALAWAIGGFGMGLAFPTNTLIVMDSAPPEQVGSVSGALQTADVLCSALSAGLGGALLALAAAQGWSEANGLALAFGGALLGGLLGPLAASRLPARPLSGNRAEPESVTAAH
- a CDS encoding aminopeptidase, producing MMPPEMTLTFEQKLANYAELAVRVGVGLQPGQRLIVNAPVATAELARLIVEKAYQAGARLVDVIWDDDATTLARFRYAPRDSFEELATWRLDAMMAAAERGDAVLSIRATDPDLLAGQDPELVATLQRVTAAYRKPYSVKVMSNAFNWNLISAPLPAWAQRIFPQESAERAVELLWEAIFQATRADQPDPVRAWQQHLEALEAARTRLNDRQFDGLRFKGPGTDLFVGLPERHVWAGGSSQGKNGTTFVANIPTEEVFTAPHRDRTEGTVSATKPLAYAGNLIEGIRLRFEGGRVVEANATRGQDILRKLVETDEGSQRLGEVALVPNSSPISQLGLLFFNTLYDENAASHIAIGSAYRFNLEGGEALSEEEFGARGGNTSLTHVDWMIGSGELDVIGVHKDGREEPVMLGGEWALQ
- a CDS encoding M3 family oligoendopeptidase, with the protein product MNDRVPATRILTWADLEGRYAELEAQALSAASVSGWLHAWSELEKEVAESATALSLAADLDTADEAAQQALERFIAEVSPKVAVASQRLKDKLLALEGHSPAEEERMMLRRFRTDAALFREENVPLEAEHQRLMNEYGRITGGQVVRLGDEELTVPQVEQRLLDPSREVREAAWRALFASKLEVAPQLDELILKLLPLRRKLAENAGLGSYRDYIWQVYHRYDYTPQDCAAFHAAVEAEFVPLASEMLEAHRAGLGVESLRPWDFSWRAPLDPQNRPPLKPFETVEELEEVSQRVFARLDPELGRQFGEFRQGYLDLGSRPGKMSHAYCAAFPKRAMPYVLMNVVGSEGDVRVLLHETGHAFHGYASMRSQPLVWNQWSATEFVEVPSQAMELLALPYLGREQGGFYSEEELRRVRQTQIAQVVHILPWIMLMDAFQHWLYAEAPENVTIAELDAKWAELARRFMPQTDWSGLERELGKGWQYYHIFRAPFYYIEYGLSWLGALQVWKNSLTDREEALRRYRAALELGDSRSVPELFEAAGARFAFDRATVGALADLLREQLQA
- a CDS encoding MFS transporter, translated to MNPALTRRNLALLYGSTFVTNIGHGAHTLAVSLLLYELTGSALMFGAVLSSEFIIALALQLFAGPLVDRGDPRRVMLFADFSRGAVIMACFAWLMLWPSAVPLLVSVVYLNLLKPFYRAANFALVPALVDDAALTRVNSLTGSFSQAGQLLGVALAGLVATLWGAEGAFLLDGLSFLLAAACLLGVRGARAERKVSNTASAWQALLEDWGEVAGLLRRQPGVAFHLLLASGDFLAVALINLTLVPLNQAHGGTPLHLSLLDGAFAVGSLIGALLAPGLLQRLSVTHAGLLGLAAQAAAFALLAAYAGPLPGSVVMFALGLANALSLTVFMSHLQRRSRGPIKGRIGSLRQMTLSLLGALVLPGVGWVLGRWGVESALLAAAGLMALYLVLLAVLSTRALFGPGLLTEPVRSQAPLPRGAAQA
- a CDS encoding P1 family peptidase, giving the protein MNTTLTALEGFRVGHWTDAEARTGCTVLLAPPQGWVASGAFLGPAPGTRETALLAPEKTVGRAHALLLTGGSAFGLAAADGVMRYLEEQGVGFETGFARVPIVPAAVIYDLGVGDARVRPTAESGYLAAQAASSAPVELGRVGAGTGATVGKYLGLEHAAVGGLGSALVEQGGVRVGALAVVNAVGDVYAPSGELLAGPGRFPGARGWGLQAGTNTTLIAVGLEAAVSKAEARALADAAQAALARVVRPSHTPFDGDAAFVLSSEVAGRADPLLLTALVQEAVARAVVSAVR